The following proteins are encoded in a genomic region of Streptococcus constellatus subsp. constellatus:
- the accD gene encoding acetyl-CoA carboxylase, carboxyltransferase subunit beta, protein MALFSKKDKYIRINPNRSNRETPQSKPEFPDELFSKCPGCKHIIYQKDLGSERICPQCGYTFRISAFERLNLTVDANSFEELFTGIETKDPLNFPNYREKLKKIREKTDLDEAVLTGIATIDGQKTALGIMDSNFIMASMGTVVGEKITRLFEYATEHQLPVTLFTSSGGARMQEGIMSLMQMAKVSAAVRRHSNAGLFYLTVLTDPTTGGVTASFAMEGDIILAETQALIGFAGRRVIETTVREKLPDDFQKAEFLLEHGFVDAIVKRLELRSTIARLLAFHGGKQ, encoded by the coding sequence ATGGCTTTGTTTTCAAAAAAGGATAAATATATTCGCATCAATCCAAATCGTTCTAATCGCGAAACGCCTCAATCAAAGCCTGAGTTTCCCGATGAATTATTTTCAAAGTGCCCAGGTTGTAAACATATCATTTACCAAAAAGATTTAGGAAGTGAACGTATTTGTCCACAGTGTGGTTATACGTTTCGTATTTCAGCTTTTGAACGTCTCAATCTGACCGTAGATGCCAATAGCTTCGAGGAATTGTTTACAGGGATTGAAACGAAGGATCCTCTGAATTTTCCGAATTATCGTGAGAAATTGAAAAAGATTCGCGAAAAAACAGACTTGGATGAAGCAGTGCTCACAGGAATTGCTACAATTGATGGACAAAAGACGGCTTTGGGAATTATGGATTCAAACTTTATCATGGCTTCTATGGGAACAGTTGTTGGAGAGAAAATTACCCGCCTTTTTGAATATGCAACAGAACACCAGTTGCCAGTTACGCTGTTCACATCTTCTGGTGGCGCTCGTATGCAAGAAGGAATTATGAGTTTAATGCAAATGGCTAAAGTGTCCGCAGCAGTGAGACGACATTCCAATGCTGGTTTATTTTATTTGACAGTTTTAACTGATCCAACAACAGGTGGAGTGACGGCTTCATTTGCTATGGAGGGAGACATCATCTTGGCTGAAACTCAAGCGCTGATTGGCTTTGCAGGTCGCCGAGTGATTGAAACCACTGTCCGCGAAAAATTGCCAGACGATTTTCAAAAAGCAGAATTTCTGCTTGAGCATGGTTTTGTTGATGCCATTGTCAAGCGCTTGGAATTGCGTTCCACCATTGCTAGACTGCTTGCTTTCCATGGAGGTAAACAATGA
- a CDS encoding acetyl-CoA carboxylase carboxyl transferase subunit alpha: protein MTKITRIIKEARDQARLTALDFAQGICEDFIELHGDRSFRDDGAVIGGIGTLNSQPITIVGIQKGRNLQDNLRRNFGQPHPEGYRKALRLMKQAEKFARPIVTFINTAGAYPGVGAEERGQGEAIARNLLEMSDLMVPIIAIIIGEGGSGGALALAVADRVWMLENSIYAVLSPEGFASILWKDGSRAMEAAELMKITSHELLEMKVVDKVIAETGLRNQDLLNAVKQEIVEELTHLSKQSVEELLENRYQRFRKY from the coding sequence ATGACGAAGATTACTCGAATTATTAAAGAAGCACGAGATCAGGCGCGGTTGACAGCTTTGGATTTTGCACAAGGAATTTGTGAAGATTTTATTGAATTGCATGGAGATCGCTCTTTCCGAGATGACGGAGCGGTAATTGGTGGTATTGGAACTCTGAATAGCCAGCCAATCACTATTGTAGGGATTCAAAAGGGACGGAACCTTCAGGATAATTTGCGCCGTAATTTTGGTCAGCCTCATCCAGAAGGGTATCGGAAGGCACTTCGTTTGATGAAGCAGGCAGAGAAATTTGCTCGTCCTATTGTGACCTTTATTAATACAGCTGGTGCTTATCCAGGGGTTGGGGCTGAAGAGCGTGGCCAAGGAGAAGCGATTGCGCGTAATTTGCTCGAAATGAGTGATTTAATGGTGCCAATTATCGCTATTATTATCGGTGAGGGCGGATCTGGTGGTGCGCTCGCTTTAGCGGTCGCAGATAGAGTGTGGATGCTCGAAAATTCGATTTATGCCGTTCTCAGCCCAGAAGGTTTTGCTTCCATTTTATGGAAAGACGGCAGTCGTGCTATGGAAGCAGCGGAACTCATGAAAATCACCTCTCATGAACTTCTTGAGATGAAAGTAGTAGATAAAGTCATTGCTGAGACAGGGCTTAGAAATCAAGATTTACTGAATGCTGTGAAGCAGGAAATTGTAGAAGAGCTTACTCATTTATCTAAGCAATCGGTTGAAGAATTGTTAGAAAATCGCTATCAACGATTTAGAAAATACTAA
- a CDS encoding VTT domain-containing protein encodes MFIIDFILHIDEHIYNIANAVGGWTYLILFLVIFIETAAVVFPFLPGDSLLFAAGALSANPEMHFNVLLFMLLFFVGAFVGDTCNFFIGRTLGYRFVHYKFFSKLIKEENIKEAEVYFEKHGSSSIILGRYIPIIRTFVPFVAGISQFPIHSFLKRTFLAALSWSLIATGAGYLFGNIPFVKTHFSAIIFGIVIVTLLPTVISVIRSAMIKKRNNQMKR; translated from the coding sequence ATGTTTATTATTGATTTTATCTTGCATATTGACGAGCATATTTACAATATTGCCAATGCAGTAGGTGGCTGGACTTATCTGATTTTATTTTTGGTGATTTTTATTGAAACAGCTGCTGTTGTATTTCCGTTTTTGCCGGGAGACAGCTTACTTTTTGCCGCCGGTGCCTTATCAGCCAATCCAGAAATGCATTTTAATGTTCTGCTTTTTATGCTCCTATTTTTCGTTGGGGCTTTTGTTGGTGATACCTGTAATTTTTTTATTGGCAGAACCTTGGGCTATCGTTTTGTACATTATAAATTTTTCAGCAAGTTGATAAAAGAAGAGAATATCAAAGAAGCAGAGGTATATTTTGAAAAACATGGCTCCTCTTCCATTATTTTAGGACGTTATATTCCCATTATTCGTACCTTTGTGCCTTTTGTAGCAGGCATTAGTCAATTCCCTATTCATTCTTTTCTGAAACGAACTTTCCTTGCTGCCTTATCTTGGTCTTTGATTGCGACAGGGGCGGGTTATCTTTTTGGGAATATTCCCTTTGTGAAAACTCATTTTTCAGCTATTATTTTTGGAATTGTCATTGTTACCTTACTTCCAACTGTGATAAGTGTTATTCGCAGTGCAATGATTAAAAAGCGAAACAATCAAATGAAGAGATAA